The Nymphaea colorata isolate Beijing-Zhang1983 chromosome 11, ASM883128v2, whole genome shotgun sequence genome includes the window CTTGGTTTCTTAAtaatatatgaaagatattGACATCTTGTGCTTTAACATATCTGTGAATGCTTCCTTCCTGGAAAGCCAGCCAAGAATCTGGGAGTTAAATCATATAAAGTACATTTTCAAGAAGCCAACTACAACCGAGAATTTActttcaaaaaatatgatttatttaGATCAAGAGATCATAAGTATTTTGATAATCAATAATTCTTTTCTTGTGTTTCCATGTGTATATTGCCTCCTTTGATGTTAACATATcagtttcaagttttcaactatGATGCTTTAAGTAGGTAATTATTGGAAATTTGTAGACTAAAAGGAACTCAGTCTGTGCCCTCTATGTAGGCAGTCATAGTCTTCATGGGTGTCCACAAGCTGAAGTTATATTATAGGTGTAGAATCTGAATCTGGGTCAAGGAACTACGCTCGAGGGGTTTTGCTTTTGCTCCACTAATGTTCTTGGTTGCAtttctctttgtgtttttttggaaaagaaagcaagaagggTGAAACTTCTGAATGGGCTCACGACAAGCTAAATCTTGGCATCCTTATAAGTTAAACATGATAAACTGTGAGACTTGACTTGATAGGAAATGCAAGTTATCAAGTCCACGTGCAGTTTGTTATGGCCCAGGGGTTATTAGTTGTCTAACTATCTGTTTCTTATACTATTTTTGGTTTTGTTAATTATGATATACAATTTGGAAAATGTTTAGCTTGCAACGAATTGTTCTTGGATGAGTTATTATCAGTTTGTTAGcaccatttctttctctttgttaaATGATTTTGATATGTTATACTggaagtggtggaaagtttctCAGAGACAGAATTTGCTTGCACATCAAGAATTTGTAGCTGTGGTTCTTATTTGTTACTGAAACATTGGCCTGCTAgcaccatttttttttgctatgcTATTTTTGTGTTGGAAACGTTGTAAAAGGTTCTAAAAAATGGAAGTTGCTTGAACAAGAATTTACAGCTGTGGTTCTTTGGTCTTGCACATCCTTTGTTATACATGAGCTATTTGGTCTTGGTCCATTGGCTGGTGAGTGGCTGATCGTGCATACAGTTCCTGAGTTCTTTCATCCTGTAAGTGGTTAATATGATAGAGGAAATGAAGCTTCTGAGCGGTATCCCTTGGGTTGTAATGATCAGTACTTTGTcttcattattatttatttgtttctcctgttttttgttactttgtttAAGACAATTATTTTGGCTATCTTCTTATTTCCGTGGACATATTTGTGGTTATTGAATACATCTTAAATCATGCTAAGGAAATCTTACTTAAGTTTTGTCAACATATTTTTCAGCTTCATATCAGTCTAATCCTCAATCCACAGAGTCTGAGAATGACCCGAATAATACTACCGTGAGTAGtcattttgctttttaaatGTGTAAGTTTACTTTATCCTTACTGCTTTGGCTTCGCTTCACAGATATTTGTAGGtggtttggatccaaatgtCAGTGATGATGTTTTGAGACAAGTATTTGGTCAATTTGGGGAGCTAGTCCACGTAAAAATTCCGGTGGGCAAGCGCTGTGGATTTGTGCAGTTTGCAAATAGGTATGTATACCATATTCTTTCATGAAGTCTTTGATCGATCCCAAATTATTGTCTTGCAAAGCATTGAACATATGGCAATTGCTGAAGTGCTTACTGTACTGTCCTTATGTTGGTTTTCTGGTGCTTCAGCAATCTGTTTGATATCATATTAGATGGTCATTCACCTGATATATTATCTGTTTTCATTTGGATATTTCAATCTACAGGCCATGCGCAGAGGAGGCTTTGCTAATGCTGAATGGTACTCAACTGGGTCAGCAAGCAATTCGACTTTCTTGGGGTCGTAGTCCTTCAAACAAACAGGTAGCTAATTAATACCGAGCCATATTTATCACAGATTTGAGTTAAATGACCTGTCAAACAAAACTGACACCAATGAAGGACTCGTCTGCTGAATGGATACAGCCACAGGCTGATCAAAATCAATGGaatggtggatattatggatatCCACAGGGCTATGAAGCTTATGGATACGCTCCACCTCCACAAGATCCAAACATGTATGGATATGGTGGCTACCCTGGTTATGCAAATTATCCCCAGCAACAGGTAATGTTAATCGGTTCTTTGGTGGCTTTAGTTTATTGTTCGTTATTTGTTGCATTCTAGCATTTTTTGTGAGACCTTCCACTTGGTGACGCCATCATAGGTGATtacatttaaattattgaacTCTTTCTAGAGATCGCCTAAAAAAATTTATCGATGTATTACCTAAAAAAAGTTGCAAGATTAAAAACCCAGGTGGTAAGAAGGGAGGCGAATTGTTACGGGTGTTGAGATGAAGATACTGGATAATGTATGAACTCTTTTACTCCATGTGTTGCACTATTTCATTAATTTGTTCTACAAAAAAATTCAGACAAAACTTTAAAGTTTCCACACTAATTTGTCTCCAGTCATTcgcacttttcaaaatttctctGAACTGTTATTGAAAGTTGGAAAGTAGCTCAGCTTGTATTTTGCATTTAGTAACTGGTAGGATGTAAGCCAACAAaaattcttaattttgaaaagCTAGGAACTGCGTCTGTATGATAGAGGCAGGTATGCTAGCAGATGTCTgaccattttatgtttttacaCTTGTCGAGGGGACATATCTGTCCTGTTATTGTTGGGCCTCTGGAATTTGATCTCTTACCTTTACCATTTCTGTGATGGCAGTGAGTCTAGGAGGTGATTTCTGCTCTCCAGTTTGTATTCGCTTAGATGCAGAGTTCACTGTGATGGAGCTTGGATTTTGTTTGTTGGGGGCATCGCCTTTCCTGCTTGAAGCCAGACGAGTTTTTcatggtttctttttgtttattattaGTTGGATCTGACAGCGCTTAGTTTTTATGATCTGTATGTACTACATGACGTGTTCCCTTTGCAGTGGTTTGGATACTATGCTTTTCTATATAATATGATATCTATGCTTGATTTCCATTTGCAAAACACGAAATTGCGTCTCCCAGCTTGAATTTTTACTTAACTTCCAGATGgtcaccctctctctctgttgagGGTCTCAGTCTGGGAGAAACTTGCCTGGAAAATTTGCTTCTACGCTTAAAGCTGCGTCAAGGATTTTGTGTCCAATGATAATGAAGTTGCAAAGGATAAacggtgaaaagaaaaagatcatttCCTCGGTGGCTAGCTGCTCCCTTTCCGGACGAACTAAGTTTGCTTCACAtatgaaaaccaaaattttttcgTTGATTAAAGACGACTGAAAAATGACTGAAGCTTATGTCACGTGAGTACGGGGTGCGGGTGTCgttgtattttattatttttattattattaatttataataataacaataatatggacataataacaaaaaattatctataaactacaaaattattaaatgataatatcaaaattataaTTTACTAATTAATCAAATTTACCAATATATCATTATCAATTCAACATTGAACAAGAATGTACAAGTGAGTGGATTAAGATCTCACCTTCTTCCCGAGTCCAGCACCTTGAAAAGGTTTCTAATCTATAACCTCCTTTGAtcttctttcatgaaaaaaaaaaaacatgcctgAAGAGTGAAGATATCCAGTACTCTGCTTTTCcaacaaagaaatgaaggaaCAATTAGGTGATCGTGGGATTGTGGGATTTGAATAAGAACTCTGGTTCTTCCATATCTTCATCTCTGCCGGTGATCGTGGGATTTGAAGAATCGGAACTAAGATCGTGTTGGCAGGCACTCATCAGAAACAACAAATTCAAACCGAGCAACAGGAGCTAGGAGGTGTAGTTGCAGTTGTCTACAAGGCAAGCTTGTGATTAGATGTCAGAACTTAATGGTTATTACATTGCTAACGTGCAGcctaaggttttcttttttggtgacAGTGGAAAAACAGAGGAACATGACAAAATGCTCCATTCGACTACTTATTGGATCATTCATTTCAAGAAATTATAAGCGACAAGAGAGATCGCTACTTACCTTGAATGGAGGTTACCCGGCAGGGCATGCTGCACGACTTCGCCGGCTCCATTGACCACCAAATGCGACGTATAGGATAGGGATTtagaagaagaagggacgaaGAGGATGAAGGTCGAGGAGGACGAAGAGGGAttcagaagaagaagggaagaggaggaCGAAGCCTCAAGGTCcaggaagagggaagaagaagaagaagggaggaagagggaaaatcAGAAAGGTTgaattaaaaacttaaaaataaacaaaaaaaaaacctaaaagttGAACCAAATTAGACTTTCTCGCCTTTGACCGCACCTGACTCGGGTCAAACGCGAGTAAGGTGCGAGTATAAAAAAGACGATTttagtcgggtgcggtcagccgcacccgactcttgtttgaCCCATTTGAGTGCGCACCCGCATCGCGTCGATGTGGGtgtgagacaaaaaaaaaaaaaacgcaccCAGGCGACAGAGACTGAAGCAAAGAACTATTTATGACGAAAAGAAAAAGCCTGAACGATGTTTTATGGGCCGTAATTGGTTGCATTTACTGAAGGGTGCGAATGTATTGGACATGCTTCAATCACAAACGACCACTGAATTTTTTGAACTGCCCATGAACTGGTAACTGGTTCACCAAGTGGCGTCATATCTGGCTGCTAAAAACTACGTGAGGAGCACTACGTATTTCTGaaattcatatgatctcttctTAAAAGTGATATTCTGATAAATATGTTTGAGCTGCGTACTCTCGACTCTTTCTAGGGCAAGTTGATTGCCTTGATAATTTGTTTGTGTATTAAGAGTCGTATAGCTTATTCAGATCTAACAATGTTAGCAATGTTATGAGTATTGTGGTCAAAGCTATGTCGGTTTTTGAACAACATGATATGGCTCATtggtcgatgcacaacctatcttttgaatattttatattgCTTAAcgagaaaagtaaaaaataatattaatttcTATCTGCCATGCATTATAAAGGGCCTACATTAACAAAACTAGACGTTAGAGCGTTCTGAGTTTTAAACTTGTAGTTTAAGCAGTCACGTAACAAAATTTACATTTCTtgcctaaaattttctttttctctaacatAATGTTCATATCCGTAAATAGGAAATTATATGGCCACATGCCCATGCAGAAAaagatgtacatatatatatatatgtatacacaactaaattttaaagaaaattatggGATGCAACTGGGTAAATTGATTAAACCATATTTAGGTCGCTTGCTTGAAACTTCTTGGGGTAGTAGTTTGATCGCCTTGGTGCTATTTGTATTTTGGTTTAAGAAATACataaaaggaaagaagggaaaagagggGTAAAAGGAATTCCGTTGCCGGGATTTGAACCCGGGTCGCCTGGGTGAAAGCCAGATATCCTAACCGGACTAGACGACAACGGATTGTTGACATGAAGCGAAGTAAAATACAGCTAATTACAAATGCTTGTCCGCTAACTCAATGCTTTTGCATTTCGTTTTCCTGGATGCACCCTTGGCGAAAACCTCGTGtggaaaaaataatgtaaacaAGCGAAATATGTGAATGTTGATATGTTTTCCAAGGCAcaaaacttgaacatttttataCTACCCTTTTCTTTAACATTgtaaattttcatatgcatgTTAGGTTTCAGCAACTTAAAGATCCAGTATTATGGGATTAACCGTGTAGATAGTATCTATATGTTCAGGTTTGACTGATAGTATCCAGTATTATGGGATTAACGGAGAGTTCGTAAATCCATAACCACGCTTGCTatccacgtttttttttttttgactgaTTGTTCACTGTCCCGTTCCAACTTCGTTCGGCATCCTTCCCTTTCTCTGCCAGCAAACCGAAGATAAAACCTTGTGttccacttctctctctctctctctctctctctctctctctctctttgtgagATCTAGATTTGGATAGAGAGAAATGGGCATCTTGCGAACTGTATCCTGATTTGCGGTAAGTTTCTTTATCTCTGTCGTTCTTTGAGTCAGTTTCTCGTGATTTCAGTCGAACTGCTATGCAGATGTCGTTGACTACTCCCATCCATTCCCCATGTTGCCACCATCACAAAACGGTTCTCCTTTTTCCTGGGTTCAGTTGTTCTCTGTTCCTGATCTCAAATGATGATCTTATCGCGACCCAGTGTGCATTAGACCTGTAGATTGTGATTTGTTCGATGTCATGTTTGTTTCCTAGGTGTTGATTTCTTTTCCGGTTTCCACCATATCTAGTTTAGGCGGTCTCGATTTTGTTCTTGTAAGAGGGGAAATGTTTATCAGATTTTTTGGTGCTACACTAAAGATTTCATCTGCCCAAACCCATTGGTTCTGAGTGGTATTGTTGCTTTTTGCAGTTGGAAGTTTTCGTGTCCTTTCTTTTCGTCTTGGGCATGGATGTGCATTTGAGGGATCTGTTCACTAGATTTCAAGAGCAGTTTGGATCAGGGCCAGGCCTTGGCCCAAGCTCTGGGACATGTCTTCTCAGGGTGGAAGGGATAAACCCAGCTTTCATCAGGTCCTTGTATAGAGCTGCTGCTGCTCTGTATAGAACCGACCCATGGAAGAGGTTTAGGCCTGGCCATTTGTTTGGTGTCAGGGTGGGCAAAGATACGGACTGGTCAGGAAGGAAGCAGCTTTTCCCTTGTGTTCAGTTCATTGGAGGTGAAGGGGGGAATCTGGGCCTCAACATGTTCCGGTCAGAGCAGGACGCTATCAAGATGACGGGTTCCACAGGAACCATCCGCATTCCAAATGTGGATCTTCTTAGAGTCACCTTTGAGCCTGAGTCCTTGATGTTTCCAGCCAACCGCAGGATGATTGCGTCCCTGTCATTGGAAGCCTCCGGAGCCAACCTGTTTCCCGCAATTGATGTTGGTCGGTGCACTGCAACCGGTAACCTTCAGTTCAGGAATCCAACTGTCGAGGAGCTTCGTTTTCTCTATGCATTCATGAGGGCCATGGTTTTGCTTCACCCATTGTTGCAACCTGCAAAAGAGGTCATCCCTAAGCGAAGTAGTTTGACGAGTTTCGAGCCGTTTATTGAGACGGTTGATGTTCAATGGCCTCCTGAGTTGGCTAAGACATGGGAGATCGTTGCCGTCACTGTGTCGCATCCACCAGGACAGGTCTATGAGGAGAGGAGAAGCGCGTCACCAAATTTGACACCTACCAAGATAGCAGAACAGCAGTTCAAAGATGATCAATTTTCGGATATAAGAGCCTTTCGTGATCGGGATCCTACAAGAAAGTGTGCAGTTTGTGAAAAAGATGTTTACAGTGAGCAGTCACTGAGCTGTGCACGATGCAGAGCTGTGGTCTACTGTGGGCCAAACTGTCAGAAGCAGCACTGGAAGGAAACACACAAGGGCATGTGTGGTCTCTACAAGGTGATGATGGAGAGGGAAGAAGAGCTAGACATGAAGATATTTGTATTTCCCTGCTTTATTGAGAATCCATGCAAGTGGCTTGAATCAATGGGCCTTCATCAGAAAGGCATGTGGAAGAGGATCTGCAATTGTCATTCGAATTGCCCTTTCGGTCTCCTCCCTTCTGCCAAAGGCCTGGCCGACGCTTGGGGAGGCCTAAGCAATAGTGATTACCCGCCCAATTGTCCATTTTCAGAGCATCTCCGCGAGTCAGTCTCTACTCCAATTCTCCTATCAAGTTGGGCAGAGTATTACAGTCTCAGATCTCTTTCACTCTCAAGTCCAGCGGCTGTACTTCTTGCTTACCCCTTAACTGTGTATCATATTCTAACTGCGTTGGGCATCAGTTCCAAAAACCTCCTTCTCAAGGGAAGGGAGGTCATTGTACACTACTTGGGCCCAGAACTTGAGCTTGATTGGATGCCAGCCTTTTCTGAAATTGGCCATCTTCTCAATGGGTCTGGCAATTTGCAGATTGTCATGGTGGGGCCAGAAGTACCAACAAATCTATCAGGAACCGTTTCTGGTATAAGCAGTAGGGTGAGGATCAACTTTGTCAGAGGGCTGTATCAGGAGGAAGCTACTTATCTACCCACTCCTCATGTCATTGTTGCACTGAATTCTGGGTTGGACAGTTGCCCGAGCTGGGGTGGAGCCCTTGATCTCATAAAATCCCTGAACGCCCCTGCTTACTTCACAGAGTACTCTGAGATGGCCTGTACAAATGCCAAGCAGGTTCTCCGAGGTTCAGGACTGCATATAAGTTATCCTGTGACGCCAAATCCTTTCCGTTCCCCAGTGAGGAGCCAGGCACCTTCTAGTAATTTACCATCATACAGCAATGGCTTCATCTTTGGCGTGGGGACTTGATAATGCACGTGTGGAAGTTATTTACTGTTGCTTCTTTTTATGTTCATTGCCATGAGTGGTCAACAGTCACCTTTTATACTATTTAAGAAGCGAAAATGGTAATTCTTTGAGATTCATTATATGATTTCAGTTATATTGTTAGCTTTGAGTTGCATCCTTAGCTAGTTTTTCCAATTGGTAAGACCGCTGATGCTTGTCtccttatctttttctttttccaaattttattcTGTGTCCTCATGGCTTTCAATGTTAAATTGTTCATATACAATTATACTTGTCTCTTTATTTCCAGTATTCAACTGCTTGGATTGGAAAAATAATGATAGCAATTAAGGTTCACCTTTCTCTATTAACTTGGTGTGATTTTCTGTTGGGGGACTCCCGTGTTTCAGCAGTTCATAATGTTAAAAATGGTTCTCTTCTGGCATTTTTAGTAGTCTGCGAAAATCCAAATTGCATCATGCTCTCTacctctgtctctctttctagTTCTCTTGGAACCGCATGATGGATTCTGCATTATTGAATGGGTAGATCTGCTAAAAGGCATGTTGGATTCAAGTGTGGAGAAAGACAACTGCCCGCAGGAATGATTTTCTCTGGATTCTTTTCTTGCTGATGTTCTTGTGCTTGTTCGCTGAGAGCCGGGAATGGCACCatttaaaacacattttattttgCCATCGATCTattgaatttccttttaatgTCAATAGGCTAGGAATAGTTCCCTGACTTCTATTCACAAGAAATTGGGTGATTATACAAGTTTAAACTATGTAAACAATCTTAATCCATGCCAAAGATCCTCATTATGTGATATGTGCTGTCTGTGTCTCAATGTTGGTGCAAAAAGAATAGTGAAATCGTGAATTGCAAATTATAGAGTTCAGTATGAACGGGAGATTAACCCACTGCGCCAGTGCTTGGTTGGGAGTCAACTATCTTCATCTTGGTATCGAGCTCCACCCGATATGGCACAGGAAAATAGCATCACTGGGATTGAACTGGTGACGTGTCTCCTATGTGAAGGCCAGCCCTGGCCTATGCTATGCCCTTGAGTTCAAAGCCTGTTATTGATTAATGAATCCGGTCAAACTTAGCTCAACGAGAgaaggaaattgaaaaaagcACCTAAACGCTACAATTGAGGCAAATCGTGCCAAGCTCATCTCTACTCAATTTGATAAAATGATGAGCTTTGGTACGAGAGAACATGCAAGTGTATTTCCACTCTCCTGCTAGCAACCATGATTAGTGTGATTGTTCAGTTTGGCACATTTGGGCTCATCAACCAATTGAGGTGTACACAAGCTGCTTAGCTTGTTTTAAACTCTTTGACTTCCCATATAGTTTTCACTGGGTTGACCATGCAACCTGGCCGGAACCcatttttaaattactttttgGGAAAAGCATGTATACATTCTTTATCCCCAAACACTTGCAAAATCAACTTTAAGAAGTCTTGTTAACATGTTGACTGTGAATAGGTGTATGTGTTGTCTAGGAGACAATCTGACAGTCATTCAACAGTAAGCTGCATTATAGCCCTGAGAGAATGGAACTGGGTAGTCAAAAGATTTGGAAAGAGGAGCCTCCCCCTGGTCTTTGGTAGATAATGAATTTAGGCTCTGGAATCGCGCAAGGATTCTGCAAAAATGGATAAGCAAGTGTTGGGATGCTTGCTTTCAAGTGATCGCCTGGAGGCTATGGTGGTTTAGGAACAAGATAGCACCCTGACGTTATGCAACCCTGCTCAGCAGAGATGGTCCTGTTCTCTAACTGGATGAAGAGAGCTCGTCAGCAAGGGGCTCAAAGAGAATTATCACAAATAACAAGAGATGAAGCAGATGCCTTAAGAGCATGCTGCAGCGAGAAGAAGGATCCCACAGGAAAGGGAAATTATCAGAATCAAACGGGATAAAACTATCCAATTCACTTCCCAATTTGAAGGCTGGTctaattttgacattttgttcAGATGTGGCCATATGATGCCAGAAATGATACAGGGTCACCAGGTTTTTATGATGTCTCCAACACGGAGCACTCCCATTTTTGTGCCCTGCAGGTTACAGTTGTCTTATTGTCTTCTTGTAGGGATTATGGGTTACAGTAGCCAGAATCTTGGTCTCTTTGAGTTTTGATGCTATGCACCCCCCAAGTTTTTTGCTAGCTGCATGTAtcattcttttttaataaaggACGGGAGCCCAACTCCTAGAATCTTCCATTGGAAACCATATatatttacacacacacacacactg containing:
- the LOC116264664 gene encoding uncharacterized protein LOC116264664, with translation MDVHLRDLFTRFQEQFGSGPGLGPSSGTCLLRVEGINPAFIRSLYRAAAALYRTDPWKRFRPGHLFGVRVGKDTDWSGRKQLFPCVQFIGGEGGNLGLNMFRSEQDAIKMTGSTGTIRIPNVDLLRVTFEPESLMFPANRRMIASLSLEASGANLFPAIDVGRCTATGNLQFRNPTVEELRFLYAFMRAMVLLHPLLQPAKEVIPKRSSLTSFEPFIETVDVQWPPELAKTWEIVAVTVSHPPGQVYEERRSASPNLTPTKIAEQQFKDDQFSDIRAFRDRDPTRKCAVCEKDVYSEQSLSCARCRAVVYCGPNCQKQHWKETHKGMCGLYKVMMEREEELDMKIFVFPCFIENPCKWLESMGLHQKGMWKRICNCHSNCPFGLLPSAKGLADAWGGLSNSDYPPNCPFSEHLRESVSTPILLSSWAEYYSLRSLSLSSPAAVLLAYPLTVYHILTALGISSKNLLLKGREVIVHYLGPELELDWMPAFSEIGHLLNGSGNLQIVMVGPEVPTNLSGTVSGISSRVRINFVRGLYQEEATYLPTPHVIVALNSGLDSCPSWGGALDLIKSLNAPAYFTEYSEMACTNAKQVLRGSGLHISYPVTPNPFRSPVRSQAPSSNLPSYSNGFIFGVGT